One genomic region from Reichenbachiella ulvae encodes:
- a CDS encoding DUF2851 family protein: protein MQESFLHFVWKHQKFDKTNLQTTTGSSVSIHSIGHHNHDAGPDFLESQLMIGEVKWFGSVEIHVNASDWKNHNHHLDPKYNTVILHVVWNADSECRREDGESIPTLELKKLISLDLIIRCNDLVNFPSSIPCEKRFAEVRSIDKMAMLDHAAVARLKRKSEELLSLHSDNTGSWEETSYQLIAKTFGFKKNAEPMLKLAQSLPFKILIKHGSKREELEALLFGMAGFLEGESMDTYHGQLKEIYSYLRQKYNLEPKQMIKVEWKFLRMRPANFPTVRLAQLAQLIHLNSKFFQFILQSENTGELKKIFQITNPEYWVNHYDFGKESSRKMNGLGEASVDVLLVNVAAVLLAAYAQETASLSYMDKAVDLLQSLKPEKNHIISDWEALGMEPENAFDTQALIELKNEFCLKKKCLSCKIGLKLISG from the coding sequence ATGCAAGAATCATTTCTACATTTTGTCTGGAAGCACCAGAAATTCGATAAAACGAATCTGCAAACTACTACAGGCTCTTCTGTAAGTATTCACTCCATTGGTCACCACAATCATGACGCTGGACCAGATTTTCTCGAATCTCAGCTGATGATAGGTGAGGTCAAATGGTTTGGTAGTGTGGAGATCCATGTCAATGCCTCCGATTGGAAAAATCACAATCACCACCTTGATCCCAAATACAATACAGTCATCCTGCATGTAGTTTGGAATGCAGATTCTGAATGTCGGAGAGAAGATGGGGAGTCAATTCCCACCCTAGAATTAAAAAAGTTGATATCTCTTGATCTGATCATACGCTGCAATGATTTGGTCAATTTTCCATCCAGCATCCCATGTGAAAAACGGTTTGCTGAGGTAAGGTCGATTGATAAAATGGCGATGCTCGATCATGCAGCTGTGGCCCGCCTCAAAAGAAAGTCAGAGGAGTTATTGTCTTTGCATAGTGACAATACGGGTTCGTGGGAAGAAACCTCTTATCAGTTGATTGCGAAGACTTTTGGCTTCAAGAAAAATGCCGAACCTATGTTGAAGTTGGCTCAATCCCTTCCTTTCAAAATTTTAATTAAGCATGGCTCTAAGAGAGAAGAATTGGAAGCATTGCTTTTCGGAATGGCTGGTTTTTTGGAAGGTGAATCTATGGATACCTATCATGGTCAATTAAAGGAGATCTATTCCTATCTAAGACAGAAATACAACCTGGAGCCAAAGCAAATGATTAAGGTGGAGTGGAAGTTTTTGCGCATGCGTCCTGCGAATTTCCCAACTGTTCGTCTGGCTCAGTTGGCACAATTGATTCATCTAAATTCGAAGTTTTTTCAATTCATCTTACAAAGCGAAAATACTGGCGAGTTAAAAAAGATATTTCAAATTACTAACCCGGAGTATTGGGTGAATCATTATGATTTTGGGAAAGAATCGTCTCGCAAGATGAATGGGTTGGGCGAGGCAAGTGTGGATGTTTTACTGGTCAATGTAGCTGCAGTATTGCTGGCCGCTTATGCACAGGAGACCGCTAGTCTAAGCTATATGGACAAGGCGGTGGATCTGCTGCAATCGCTCAAACCAGAAAAAAATCACATCATCAGCGATTGGGAAGCCTTAGGTATGGAGCCAGAAAATGCTTTTGACACACAGGCTTTGATTGAATTGAAGAACGAGTTTTGTTTGAAAAAGAAATGCCTTTCCTGTAAAATTGGGCTTAAGCTCATATCAGGTTGA
- a CDS encoding LOG family protein, whose translation MNGICVYCGSSTGNISTFKEAAQELGKSFAEKEITLIYGGAGQGLMGAAADSCLDNGGFVVGVVPKFLDEIEITHDRLTEIVLTESMHERKTSMADRADAFIAMPGGFGTLEELMEILTWSQLGLIQKPIGILNVNGYYDPLMVFFDHMLKQGLIKEKNLDLFVINDSVEGLLEDLESFETTKTDHRQKLGLV comes from the coding sequence ATGAACGGTATTTGTGTGTATTGTGGCTCGTCCACTGGAAATATTTCGACATTTAAAGAAGCAGCCCAGGAGTTGGGCAAATCCTTTGCTGAAAAGGAAATCACCTTAATATATGGTGGAGCAGGTCAGGGGCTCATGGGGGCAGCGGCTGATTCCTGCCTGGACAATGGCGGTTTTGTAGTGGGAGTGGTACCTAAGTTTTTGGATGAAATAGAAATCACCCACGATAGATTGACGGAGATCGTATTGACGGAATCTATGCATGAGCGAAAAACCAGTATGGCAGACAGAGCAGATGCATTCATCGCTATGCCTGGTGGTTTTGGTACTTTGGAGGAATTGATGGAGATTTTGACCTGGAGTCAATTGGGTCTGATTCAGAAGCCGATTGGTATTTTGAATGTTAATGGCTATTACGATCCATTGATGGTCTTTTTTGACCACATGCTGAAACAAGGGCTGATCAAAGAAAAAAATCTGGATCTTTTTGTGATCAACGACTCTGTAGAAGGACTCCTAGAAGATTTAGAATCTTTTGAAACCACTAAAACAGATCACAGACAGAAGCTCGGGCTCGTTTAA